A stretch of the Streptomyces ortus genome encodes the following:
- a CDS encoding carbon-nitrogen hydrolase family protein: MRTALLQSSGRPGSVVGNLKVLDEAAGRAAAAGAGLLIAPELFLTGYAIGADVRRLAEPADGDSADEIAEIAGRHGLAVVYGYPERASDLVFNSAQLISADGTRLANYRKTHLFGRFEREWFTPGDEPVVQAELDGLRVGLMICYDVEFPENVRAHALAGTDLLVVPTAQMHPFQFVAESVVPVRAFENQLYVAYVNRVGTEGEFEFVGLSALAGPDGGARARAGRTEELVLGDVDPAFLAASREANPYLRDRRPGLYGSPA, from the coding sequence ATGCGCACCGCCCTGCTCCAGAGCTCCGGCCGCCCCGGATCCGTCGTCGGGAACCTCAAGGTCCTCGACGAGGCCGCGGGCCGCGCCGCCGCCGCGGGCGCCGGGCTGCTGATCGCCCCGGAGCTGTTCCTCACCGGCTACGCGATCGGCGCGGACGTGCGCCGACTCGCCGAACCCGCCGACGGGGACTCCGCGGACGAGATCGCCGAGATCGCCGGCCGGCACGGTCTCGCCGTCGTCTACGGCTACCCGGAACGCGCGTCGGACCTGGTCTTCAACTCCGCGCAGCTCATCTCCGCCGACGGCACGCGCCTCGCGAACTACCGCAAGACCCACCTCTTCGGCCGCTTCGAGCGGGAGTGGTTCACCCCCGGGGACGAGCCGGTCGTCCAGGCCGAGCTGGACGGTCTCCGTGTCGGGCTGATGATCTGCTACGACGTGGAGTTCCCGGAGAACGTCCGCGCGCACGCCCTCGCCGGCACCGACCTGCTCGTGGTGCCCACGGCCCAGATGCACCCGTTCCAGTTCGTCGCCGAGTCCGTCGTACCCGTGCGGGCCTTCGAGAACCAGCTGTACGTCGCGTACGTGAACCGGGTCGGCACGGAAGGGGAGTTCGAGTTCGTCGGGCTCTCCGCCCTGGCAGGACCCGACGGCGGCGCCCGGGCCCGCGCGGGCCGCACCGAGGAACTCGTCCTCGGTGACGTGGACCCCGCGTTCCTCGCCGCCTCGCGCGAGGCCAACCCGTACCTGAGGGACCGCCGCCCCGGCCTCTACGGGTCTCCGGCCTGA
- a CDS encoding Lrp/AsnC family transcriptional regulator, producing the protein MLNDLDARIVRALAADARRSYADIGHEVGLSAPAVKRRVDRLRSSGAITGFTVRVDPVALGWETEGFVEIYCRRNTSPETIQRGLERYQEVVAASTVTGEADAVVQVFASDMRHFERVLERIAGEAFVERTKSVLVLSPLLRRFSAGRP; encoded by the coding sequence GTGCTGAACGATCTCGACGCACGTATCGTGCGCGCCCTCGCCGCGGACGCCCGGCGCTCCTACGCCGACATCGGGCACGAGGTCGGGCTGTCCGCGCCCGCCGTGAAGCGGCGGGTGGACCGGTTGCGGTCCAGTGGGGCCATCACCGGGTTCACCGTGCGGGTGGATCCGGTGGCGCTCGGGTGGGAGACCGAGGGGTTCGTCGAGATCTACTGCCGCCGGAACACCTCGCCGGAGACGATCCAGCGAGGGCTGGAGCGGTATCAGGAGGTGGTGGCCGCTTCCACCGTCACGGGGGAGGCGGATGCGGTGGTGCAGGTGTTCGCCTCCGACATGCGGCACTTCGAGCGGGTGCTTGAGCGGATCGCGGGGGAGGCGTTCGTCGAGCGGACGAAGTCCGTGTTGGTGCTTTCGCCGTTGCTGCGGAGGTTTTCGGCGGGGCGCCCTTGA
- a CDS encoding GuaB1 family IMP dehydrogenase-related protein codes for MRFLNDIQPAYDLTYDDVFMVPSRSAVGSRQGVDLASPDGTGTTIPLVVANMTAIAGRRMAETVARRGGLVVIPQDIPIEVVTEVVSWVKSRHLVLDTPIVLAPHQTVADALSLLPKRAHNAGVVVDGEGRPVGVVTDADLNGVDRFTQLSEVMARDLLLLDADIEPGEAFDRLDHANRRYAPAVDEEGRLAGILTRKGALRATLYTPATDADGRLRIAAAVGINGDVAGKAKQLLAAGVDTLVVDTAHGHQESMLSAVRAVRGLDPQVPIVAGNIVAAEGVRDLIEAGADIIKVGVGPGAMCTTRMMTGVGRPQFSAVLECAAEAKKHGKHVWADGGVRHPRDVAMALAAGASNVMVGSWFAGTYESPGDLQQDANGRLYKESFGMASARAVRNRTSEESAYDRARKALFEEGISTSRMFLDPSRPGVEDLVDSIIAGVRSSCTYAGANSLAEFAERAVVGVQSAAGYAEGQPLHASWS; via the coding sequence GTGCGTTTCCTCAACGACATCCAGCCCGCGTACGACCTGACGTACGACGACGTCTTCATGGTGCCGAGCCGTTCCGCGGTCGGCTCGCGGCAGGGCGTCGACCTGGCTTCGCCGGACGGCACCGGCACCACGATTCCCCTGGTGGTCGCCAACATGACCGCGATCGCGGGCCGCCGGATGGCCGAGACCGTGGCCCGCCGCGGCGGGCTCGTCGTCATCCCGCAGGACATCCCGATCGAGGTCGTCACCGAGGTCGTCTCCTGGGTCAAGAGCCGGCACCTCGTGCTGGACACCCCGATCGTCCTCGCCCCGCACCAGACCGTCGCCGACGCGCTGTCCCTGCTGCCCAAGCGCGCGCACAACGCCGGTGTCGTGGTGGACGGCGAGGGCCGGCCCGTCGGCGTGGTCACCGACGCCGACCTGAACGGCGTCGACCGCTTCACCCAGCTGTCCGAGGTCATGGCCCGGGACCTGCTGCTGCTCGACGCGGACATCGAGCCGGGGGAGGCGTTCGACCGGCTCGACCACGCCAACCGCCGGTACGCCCCCGCCGTGGACGAGGAGGGCCGGCTGGCCGGCATCCTCACCCGCAAGGGCGCCCTGCGGGCCACGCTCTACACGCCCGCCACCGACGCGGACGGCAGGCTGCGCATCGCCGCCGCGGTCGGTATCAACGGCGATGTCGCGGGCAAGGCCAAGCAGCTGCTCGCCGCGGGCGTCGACACGCTCGTCGTGGACACCGCGCACGGCCACCAGGAGTCGATGCTCTCCGCGGTGCGGGCCGTCCGCGGGCTCGACCCCCAGGTGCCGATCGTCGCGGGCAACATCGTCGCCGCCGAGGGCGTACGCGATCTGATCGAGGCCGGCGCGGACATCATCAAGGTCGGTGTCGGACCGGGCGCCATGTGCACCACGCGCATGATGACCGGAGTGGGCCGCCCGCAGTTCTCGGCCGTGCTGGAGTGCGCGGCCGAGGCGAAAAAGCACGGCAAGCACGTGTGGGCCGACGGCGGGGTGCGGCACCCGCGCGATGTGGCCATGGCCCTGGCCGCGGGCGCATCGAACGTGATGGTCGGCTCGTGGTTCGCCGGTACGTACGAGTCGCCGGGCGACCTCCAGCAGGACGCGAACGGGCGGCTGTACAAGGAGTCGTTCGGCATGGCGTCCGCGCGCGCGGTGCGCAACCGTACGTCGGAGGAGTCGGCGTACGACCGGGCCCGCAAGGCGCTGTTCGAGGAGGGCATCTCGACGTCCCGGATGTTCCTCGACCCGTCCCGGCCGGGGGTCGAGGACCTGGTCGACTCGATCATCGCGGGCGTGCGGTCCTCGTGCACGTACGCCGGTGCCAACTCTCTCGCGGAGTTCGCGGAGCGGGCGGTCGTCGGGGTGCAGAGTGCCGCGGGCTATGCGGAGGGCCAGCCTCTGCACGCCAGCTGGAGCTGA
- a CDS encoding barstar family protein: MTHDMPARNRHVVTLDLDGVTGKADFMERCVRALDLPEWFGRNWDALADSLSDPSVWPAAVGERGPLLVVVTGWRAYARTRPDEWETAEDVFAQAADRTPALTVALALGTEGAHGSGRIPPTGP; this comes from the coding sequence ATGACGCACGACATGCCCGCACGGAACCGCCACGTGGTCACGCTGGACCTCGACGGGGTCACCGGCAAGGCGGACTTCATGGAGCGCTGCGTACGCGCCCTGGACCTGCCGGAGTGGTTCGGCCGGAACTGGGACGCGCTCGCCGACAGCCTCAGCGACCCCTCCGTGTGGCCCGCGGCCGTCGGCGAACGGGGACCGCTGCTGGTCGTCGTCACCGGCTGGCGGGCGTACGCGCGCACGCGGCCCGACGAGTGGGAGACCGCCGAGGACGTCTTCGCCCAGGCGGCCGACCGCACCCCCGCGCTCACCGTGGCACTGGCGCTGGGAACCGAGGGGGCCCACGGCTCTGGGAGGATCCCACCAACGGGCCCCTGA
- a CDS encoding ribonuclease domain-containing protein gives MPLRSVPRPFHLFHLFRGLLVCLVALLAAGCSSAETAGGTAGETGRGTATAAASAPGWADGMGTVRQAELPAEARRTLALIDAGGPFPYAKDGSVFGNFERELPRRERGHYHEYTVRTPGERDRGARRIVTGRDGEVYYTDDHYNSFRAVLR, from the coding sequence ATGCCGCTCCGGTCCGTCCCCCGTCCGTTCCACCTGTTCCACCTGTTTCGCGGGCTGCTGGTGTGCCTGGTGGCCCTGCTGGCGGCCGGCTGCTCGTCGGCGGAGACGGCCGGCGGAACGGCCGGGGAGACCGGGAGAGGCACGGCCACCGCGGCGGCCTCCGCACCCGGCTGGGCCGACGGAATGGGCACGGTCCGTCAGGCCGAACTGCCCGCCGAGGCCCGCCGCACGCTCGCCCTCATCGACGCGGGCGGCCCCTTCCCGTACGCCAAGGACGGCAGCGTCTTCGGGAACTTCGAGCGCGAGCTGCCGCGGCGGGAACGCGGGCACTACCACGAGTACACCGTACGGACGCCCGGCGAGCGGGATCGCGGGGCCCGGCGCATTGTCACCGGGCGGGACGGCGAGGTGTACTACACCGATGATCACTACAACTCGTTCAGGGCGGTGCTGAGATGA
- a CDS encoding sugar-binding transcriptional regulator — translation MNSSEEIPVSGMSAGRSAMRMGPAELVQAAAMARRFYLEGKSKIQIAEEFGVSRFKVARVLETALERDLVRIEIRVPAELDAERSDALRARYGLRHAVVVESPAEAEESPDPENLGEVAADLLGELVAEGDVLGLAWGRSTIHMAAALDRLPPCTVVQLTGVYDAGTAERGSVEAVRRAAQVSGGDAHPIYAPMLLPDVATAAALRSQTGIARAFEYFDKVTVACVSIGSWEAGISTVHDMLTEEERAHYASLGVEAEMSAHLFDVEGRRVGRDLGERCITVEADRLRRIPEVVAIAGGQRKSGAIDAVLRSGLVTSLVTDTAAADALMSTGPAPRPALDRADPDGL, via the coding sequence GTGAACAGCAGTGAGGAGATCCCCGTGTCGGGTATGTCGGCGGGCCGGTCAGCCATGCGGATGGGACCCGCTGAGCTGGTGCAGGCGGCGGCCATGGCCCGCCGCTTCTACCTTGAGGGCAAGTCCAAGATCCAGATTGCCGAGGAGTTCGGCGTCAGCCGCTTCAAGGTGGCCCGGGTCCTGGAGACCGCCCTCGAACGGGATCTCGTGAGGATCGAGATCCGTGTCCCCGCGGAGCTGGACGCGGAGCGCTCCGACGCGCTGCGCGCACGCTACGGGCTGCGGCACGCCGTGGTCGTCGAGTCCCCGGCCGAGGCCGAGGAGTCGCCCGACCCGGAGAACCTCGGCGAGGTGGCCGCGGACCTGCTCGGTGAGCTGGTCGCCGAGGGCGATGTGCTGGGTCTCGCCTGGGGCCGCTCCACCATCCACATGGCCGCGGCGCTCGACCGGCTGCCGCCGTGCACGGTGGTGCAGCTGACGGGTGTCTACGACGCGGGGACGGCCGAGCGCGGTTCGGTCGAGGCCGTCCGCCGGGCCGCCCAGGTCTCCGGCGGCGACGCCCACCCCATCTACGCGCCGATGCTCCTGCCGGACGTGGCCACCGCCGCCGCCCTGCGGAGCCAGACGGGGATCGCGCGGGCCTTCGAGTACTTCGACAAGGTCACGGTGGCCTGTGTGTCCATCGGGTCCTGGGAGGCCGGGATCTCCACGGTGCACGACATGCTCACCGAGGAGGAGCGCGCCCACTACGCCTCCCTCGGGGTCGAGGCCGAGATGTCCGCGCACCTCTTCGACGTCGAGGGCCGCAGGGTCGGGCGTGACCTGGGGGAGCGGTGCATCACCGTCGAGGCCGACCGGCTGCGGCGCATCCCCGAGGTCGTCGCGATCGCCGGCGGGCAGCGCAAGTCGGGCGCCATCGACGCGGTGCTGCGGTCGGGGCTCGTGACCAGTTTGGTGACGGACACGGCCGCGGCGGACGCCCTGATGTCGACGGGTCCCGCGCCGCGCCCCGCCCTGGACCGGGCGGACCCCGACGGGCTCTGA
- the rpe gene encoding ribulose-phosphate 3-epimerase encodes MAAQINPSILSADFARLAEEAKAVEGADWLHVDVMDNHFVPNLTLGVPVVESLARATDTPLDCHLMIEDADRWAPQYVEAGAGSVTFHVEAAAAPVRLAREIRAKGARASMALKPATPIEPYEDLLPELDMLLIMTVEPGFGGQAFLDIMLPKIRRTRELINKHGLELWLQVDGGVSASTIERCAEAGADVFVAGSAVYGAADPAQAVRALRTQAEEATAQAAWACGH; translated from the coding sequence ATGGCCGCGCAGATCAACCCCAGCATCCTCTCCGCCGACTTCGCCCGCCTTGCCGAGGAGGCAAAGGCGGTGGAAGGGGCCGACTGGCTGCATGTCGACGTGATGGACAACCACTTCGTCCCCAACCTCACGCTCGGCGTGCCGGTCGTAGAGTCCCTGGCACGGGCGACGGACACCCCGCTGGACTGCCATCTGATGATCGAGGACGCCGACCGGTGGGCGCCCCAGTACGTAGAAGCGGGTGCCGGTTCCGTCACCTTCCACGTCGAGGCCGCCGCGGCACCCGTGCGGCTGGCCCGCGAGATCCGGGCCAAGGGCGCCCGTGCCTCGATGGCGCTGAAGCCCGCGACCCCCATCGAGCCGTACGAGGATCTGCTGCCCGAGCTCGACATGTTGCTGATCATGACCGTCGAGCCGGGCTTCGGGGGCCAGGCGTTCCTCGACATCATGCTTCCGAAGATCCGCCGTACCCGTGAGCTGATCAACAAGCACGGTCTCGAACTGTGGCTGCAGGTCGACGGCGGGGTCTCCGCCTCCACCATCGAGCGCTGCGCCGAGGCGGGAGCCGACGTCTTCGTCGCCGGCTCGGCCGTCTACGGCGCCGCCGACCCCGCCCAGGCGGTACGTGCATTGCGCACGCAGGCCGAGGAGGCGACGGCCCAGGCAGCATGGGCATGCGGCCACTGA